In Hemitrygon akajei chromosome 9, sHemAka1.3, whole genome shotgun sequence, the following are encoded in one genomic region:
- the LOC140732993 gene encoding immunoglobulin lambda-1 light chain-like has product MTLTQSPSVSASPGRTVKITCTMSGGSISSYVTSWYMQKPGSAPVFVWYGSSTRGSGIPDRFTGSTDSSSNQMHLTITNVQWQDAADYYCGVGYSSSPYTFTFGRGTKLNFNSPRKPAVSVLRPSAEEILGQGTATLVCLVSGFNPAAVNIEWTVDGSTRRNGVETSRIQQDADNTFSASSYLTLPASDWNSHELYSCVVKHESQSTPFQTNIARSSCM; this is encoded by the exons ATGACTTTGACTCAGTCTCCGTCCGTATCGGCGTCTCCGGGTAGAACCGTGAAAATCACTTGTACCATGTCAGGGGGCAGCATCAGCAGCTACGTCACGAGCTGGTACATGCAGAAACCCGGCAGCGCCCCAGTTTTTGTGTGGTATGGAAGCTCCACGAGAGGATCGGGAATTCCAGATCGATTCACCGGTTCCACAGACTCATCGAGCAACCAAATGCATTTAACTATCACCAACGTGCAATGGCAGGACGCCGCCGATTATTACTGTGGTGTCGGGTATAGTAGTAGCCCGTACACATTCACCTTTGGGAGAGGAACCAAACTGAATTTCAACA GTCCACGAAAACCCGCCGTATCCGTCCTCCGACCGTCTGCGGAAGAAATTCTGGGACAGGGCACCGCAACACTGGTGTGTTTAGTGAGCGGGTTTAATCCGGCCGCTGTGAATATCGAGTGGACTGTGGACGGCAGTACGAGAAGGAATGGCGTTGAGACCAGCCGGATCCAGCAGGACGCGGACAACACGTTCAGTGCGAGCAGTTACCTGACTCTGCCAGCCTCAGACTGGAACTCACACGAGCTTTACTCCTGCGTGGTTAAACACGAGTCTCAGTCAACCCCATTTCAAACAAACATCGCGCGATCCAGCTGTATGTAA